Genomic DNA from Verrucomicrobiia bacterium:
GCCTGAACCTTTCCGGCCACGGCACCGTCCGCTGGAACACCACCGAAGCCCGGTTCAATCCGATGACGGCAGGGTTCTATTGTCGCGGCAGCCAGCCGTTGCACGCCGAGCGCAACGGCCGCGAACGCCATCAATTCATCACCGTGGAACTGGCGCCGGAGTTTCTCGCGCGCCATCTGGCCGGACAGGAAGACGCCCTGCACCCGCTCATTCGCGCCGCCGTGGCCGGCAAAAAAAGCGTGTCGGGCGTGGGTCCTGCCGAGCCCCTCACCGCCACGCAGCAACAACTCGTCACCAGCCTGCGCAACCCGCCGGTGTTCGCGGCCGCGCAAGGCTTGTGGTTCCAAGGCAAGGCGGCCGAGTTGATGGCGCAACTGTTCTTCCGCCCCGAAAAGGAGGAATTGTTCTGCACGCGCCAGCATCGCCTGGCCAAAGAACGGGCCGAACGCGTCATCGCCATCCTGCAACGCGATCTCGCCAGCCCGCCGAACCTGGACCAAATCGCCCGGGAAGTCGGGTGCAGCGCGTTTTACCTGAGCCGCACCTTCTCGCAGGAGACCGGCTCGACAATCCCGCAATACCTCCAGCGCCTCCGCATGGACCGCGCGGCGGAACTGCTCCGCTCCGGCAAATACAACGTGACCGAAGCCGCCCTCGAAGTCGGCTACTCCAGCTTCAGCCACTTCAGCCTCGCCTTCCGCCAGACCCACGGCTGCTGCCCGGGCTTGTTTCCGGTGGTGAAGGAGGAAAAACAATCGCGGCAAGGGGTGGAAAACTCACGCTTATTCATCGTATAATACCGGCTTAGAACCAGCCTGTGCTGCACACCCTTTGGTCAAAATTATTCCGGCTGAATGATCCGCGCAGCTCTGGCTCAATATCCGGCGAGCAATCAGACAATCAACTTGAAAGAGGAATGACCGCCATGGACACGCGCTTTCAGAACATCATCTCAAATGTCGAACCACTTCCTGATTCAATTTATGGGCCTCGTTATCGCTGTGCCCTCATGCTGAAGGATGGCACACACATTCCGTGTGCGATCCTTCAATCAAAGACAAAGCTTGTTGAGCTGGCTAAGCGCCGAATTAAGGAGGAAATGTCTGGAGGCGGTAAACTTGGCGGCCCAGACCCTTACGGACAAATTCTCTCCGTGTTCGTGGCGGGAGGTAACAAAGTAAATGATTACGACGTAGCATCAGCCACCTTGTCTCGCTACGCACCTCCACTACCTTTGCTAAAACAAATCCACGGAGAGACGACGATGGGGTGGACGGGGTGGGTTTTTGAAATGAAAGACGGCAAGATGTTCTCCTATGGCTCCAGCTACACCATGGAGTTTTTTGATCTCCCTGAAGGATATTCGTTCGATGACGTAGTGAAGGTTCACAACCATAGTTTCCTTTCGTTGGAAGGATCTTTGGTGGGTCTCGAACGCGGCGGAAAACCTCCCGTCGACTACTGTATTGATAAACTTCTCCGAGAACGGGTTTATTTCACATGCCATATCGACGGGATATAGCCGTTACCATGCACCTCGACCAACTCCCCCGCTTCCCGCTCGCGAAATTACCAACACCCATACAGGCGCTGCCCGCGCTCACCCGCGTCCTCGGCGATCCGGGCCTGCTCATCAAGCGCGACGTCCCCGTCCCGTAGGGACGTCCGATAATAGCCCGGCGTTTCAACGCCGGGTTCGACGCCGCGCGCCACAAGTCCCGAAGGGACGGCTGACCGGCGTGTTAACATTCTTCGGCCCGTGTCAACCGTCCCTTTGGGACTCATCCCTCGCGACACCTTTTTCCCGGCGATAAATCGCCGGGCTATTTTCATTCGTCCCTACGGGATCAACCCACCAACACCTTTGCATCATCGCATTGTCTGGCCTCAATCCCACAAATACCGTTCGTCATATTCGATGCGGTGCCTTTTCAACAAGGCCACGAACTCTTCTTGAAACGTCGTCTTCCGATGATGTTCTTCCTGCCCGCGAATGTATTCGACGACGGACTCCACCCGCGACTCGCTGACGCTGAACGCGCCATACTTCTCCTGCCACGCGAATTCGCGGTGTTCAGGGAATGTCTCATGCACCCATTTGGAAGAACCGCCTTTGATCAATTGCAGGGCCTTGGCAATGGCCATCGTAGCCGGAATCGAAAGCAGGATGTGAACGTGATCCGCAACGCCGCCAATCTCGATGGCCTTCATCTTGTTCTGCCGCGCGATACCGCCAAGGAACGGCCAGAGGCGTTCCTGCAAGGCTGCTGTAATCAGTGGCCGGCGCCCCTTGGTGCTAAAGACACAATGGTGATAGGAACTGACGTAGGACATGCCAGGATTCAGCCGTCCCTTCGGGACCTGCGCAATTCCGAATTCACGCCCCGGCGTTGAAACGCCGGGCTATTGTCGGGTGTCCCTGCGGGACAAATCTTGGCCTCGGGCTCACGTTCCGCGTGCGGAAGGCCAATTGCGCGCTGGCCGCCGGTGCCGCCTTCTGCCACTGGACGTTCAATGTTGGATGTTCGATGTTTCCCCTGCTTCAGTCACCGCAATCCACCGGCAATAAATCGCAATCCACCGGCAGCGGTCTTTGGCGCATTTCCCTAATCTTCCGTCCGTGCGTTGCTGGAAGGCCCGGTTGTTCCGCATCGTTTGCGGAGCGGTCTCACGGAACGCACCGGTCGCAAGACCGCCGGATTGTTGTTCACCATGAAATTGAAGAGTTGTCTGCTCGCCGGGTTGGTTGCTTCAGGCGCCGGCTTGCTTCCCGCGCAGGCCACGGACCGGCTGTTCACTTACACTTACGAACCCGAAACCATGCCCCAAGGCGGCATGGAGTTTGAGCAGTGGATCACCTCCCGGGCCGGCCGGACCGGGGCTGTTGGGGAGGACAAGTTCCACCGCTGGGATTTGCGGGAGGAACTCGAATACGGCGTGTCCGACAACTACACTGTTTCGCTCTACCTCAACACAAAATCAGAGAGCTATGTTGATTCCATGGGCGAGGATTTTTCCAAGTTCAGCTTCGACGGCATTTCGCTGGAGAACAAATACCTGGTGTTGAACCCGGCGGAACATGCGGTCGGCTTGTCGCTTTACCTCGAGCCGAGCTTCGCGGGCGACGAGGCCGAGCTGGAGCAGAAAATCATCCTCGGCCAGCGCCACGGCGACTGGAAATGGGCGTTGAATCTGACGCATGCCACCGAGTGGGAGGACAATTTTGAAGCAACGGTCGGTGAAGTCGAAGGCAGCTTCGGCATCGCCCGGCATCTGAATGCAAACTGGGCCATCGGCCTTGAAGCCCGTTGCAACAGCGAGATCAAGGAATATGAGAACTGGGAAAGCACCGCCGTTTATGCCGGCCCGACCATCAGCTATCGCACGGACAAGTGGTGGGCGGGGCTCTCCATCATGCCCCAGGTGTGGGGCCGCAACTACGAGGGCAACCCGGACGGCAATCCGCATCTGGATCTGGATCACAACGAACGCCTCAACGTGCGGCTGATCATTGGCATTGACCTGTGAAGTTTCCATTATTGTTGCTGGGGGTGGTGATGCTGGCCGGCGGTTCCCTGTCGCAGGGCGCGGAGCTGTCGGCACTCGAGTTGAAAACCGCCCGGAAGATCTACGTGGGCAAATGCGCCAAGTGTCACAAGCTTTACGATCCCAAACAATATTCGCCGGAAAAGTGGGATGAGTGGATGGAGAAGATGAACCGCAAAGCCAGGCTCAAACCAGAACAGATTGAGTTGCTGGCCCGCTACTTGGCCGCGGGCAGGGCCGGCAAGGTGCAATTGCCAAAATAAGCACGATTGGTTGGAAGTAAGTTTGCAACTTGGCCGCGTCGCGCTAAAGGTGTGGCGCGATGATTGTCGAACTAGTCAACACCGGTTCGGAACTGCTGTTGGGCCGGACGCTCAACACGCATCAGCAATGGCTCTGCCGCCAGCTCACCGACCGGGGTTATCTGGTCACCCGCCAGGTGGCCATCCCCGACACGGGTCACGATATCCAACAGGCAGTGCGCGAGTCGCTCGGGCGCGCCGATCTGGTCATCGTGACGGGTGGGCTGGGGCCCACTTCCGACGACATCACGCGTGATTTGATCGCAGCGCTGCTCGACCGGCCGCTGCAGGAAGACCCGGCCATCGTCGCTTCGCTCAAGGCCTTTTTTGCCCGGCGCAACCGCCCCATGCCGCCCGCGAACCTCGTGCAGGCCCAAGTCCCCGAAGGTGCGCTGGTTCTGCCCAATCCCAATGGCACCGCGCCGGGCCTCGCGATGCAGGTTTCACCGAATGCCTTTCGGGCCGGCGGCAAATCGAGCTGGCTTATTATGCTGCCCGGACCGCCCCGCGAATTGCGTCCCATGTTCACCGACGCGGTCGTGCCCCTGCTGCAAAGGGAACTGACACCCATCCAGTTTGTCTGCCACACGCTGCGCACCACCGATCTCGGCGAGTCGGCGTTGCAGGAGCAAATCGCAGGGCCATTGCAAACGCTTGTCAACGCCGGCCTTGAACTCGGCTACTGCGCCCGGCCGGGGGCAGTGGACGTGCGGCTCGCCGCCCGTGGCGCGGCGGCCGAAAAGCTCGTGGCGGATGCTAAAGCCGTGGTTACACGGCTGCTCGCAAAGTCCATTTACGCAGAGGACGATGACGAGCTGGAAACCGTCATCGTCCGCGAACTCACTGCGCGCCGGCAGACCCTGGCGCTGGCGGAATCCTGCACGGGCGGCTGCATCGCGCACCGCATCACCAATGTTCCAGGCGCATCGGCGGTGCTCATCGCCGGCCTGGTAACTTACGCCAATGCCGCGAAGGAAAAATTCCTTGGCGTGCGGCCGGACACCCTGGCCGCT
This window encodes:
- a CDS encoding AraC family transcriptional regulator codes for the protein MRTSVPSSAVSDSAGLPREEAAAWRAIGAGWRQLYGGFRTLGVSFEWHDFKAGTPVDWARSFHEGSTEICLNLSGHGTVRWNTTEARFNPMTAGFYCRGSQPLHAERNGRERHQFITVELAPEFLARHLAGQEDALHPLIRAAVAGKKSVSGVGPAEPLTATQQQLVTSLRNPPVFAAAQGLWFQGKAAELMAQLFFRPEKEELFCTRQHRLAKERAERVIAILQRDLASPPNLDQIAREVGCSAFYLSRTFSQETGSTIPQYLQRLRMDRAAELLRSGKYNVTEAALEVGYSSFSHFSLAFRQTHGCCPGLFPVVKEEKQSRQGVENSRLFIV
- a CDS encoding DUF6662 family protein, which encodes MKLKSCLLAGLVASGAGLLPAQATDRLFTYTYEPETMPQGGMEFEQWITSRAGRTGAVGEDKFHRWDLREELEYGVSDNYTVSLYLNTKSESYVDSMGEDFSKFSFDGISLENKYLVLNPAEHAVGLSLYLEPSFAGDEAELEQKIILGQRHGDWKWALNLTHATEWEDNFEATVGEVEGSFGIARHLNANWAIGLEARCNSEIKEYENWESTAVYAGPTISYRTDKWWAGLSIMPQVWGRNYEGNPDGNPHLDLDHNERLNVRLIIGIDL
- the tnpA gene encoding IS200/IS605 family transposase; the protein is MSYVSSYHHCVFSTKGRRPLITAALQERLWPFLGGIARQNKMKAIEIGGVADHVHILLSIPATMAIAKALQLIKGGSSKWVHETFPEHREFAWQEKYGAFSVSESRVESVVEYIRGQEEHHRKTTFQEEFVALLKRHRIEYDERYLWD
- a CDS encoding competence/damage-inducible protein A, yielding MIVELVNTGSELLLGRTLNTHQQWLCRQLTDRGYLVTRQVAIPDTGHDIQQAVRESLGRADLVIVTGGLGPTSDDITRDLIAALLDRPLQEDPAIVASLKAFFARRNRPMPPANLVQAQVPEGALVLPNPNGTAPGLAMQVSPNAFRAGGKSSWLIMLPGPPRELRPMFTDAVVPLLQRELTPIQFVCHTLRTTDLGESALQEQIAGPLQTLVNAGLELGYCARPGAVDVRLAARGAAAEKLVADAKAVVTRLLAKSIYAEDDDELETVIVRELTARRQTLALAESCTGGCIAHRITNVPGASAVLIAGLVTYANAAKEKFLGVRPDTLAAHGAVSEAVCREMAEGARRETGADFAIAVTGIAGPSGGSPEKPVGTVFIGVSSARGTIVLQQLNRYEREAFKQMTAQQALDLLRRQIAT